A genomic window from Pseudonocardia broussonetiae includes:
- a CDS encoding glucose 1-dehydrogenase — protein sequence MNRFDDQTVLVTGGSGGQGSSHVRAFHAEGANVVIGGIDAERGAALADELGTRAHAIRLDVTDESSWSAAVLAAESTFGALDVLVNNAGVQNPPALIEDTDRATWSRILDVNLTGTLLGIKAAIPALRRAAGGAIVNIASTMGVGGTARYAPYVASKWAVRGLTRTAALELGRDQIRVNTIHPGVIATPFIHEPAAGATAAIADDYSPEPFAVPRLGEPIDVTRLLLFLASSDASFITGSEYVIDGGLLLGPALQAETA from the coding sequence ATGAACCGCTTCGACGACCAGACCGTGCTCGTGACCGGCGGGAGCGGCGGCCAGGGCTCGAGCCACGTGCGCGCCTTCCACGCGGAGGGGGCGAACGTGGTGATCGGCGGGATCGACGCCGAACGCGGCGCCGCTCTCGCCGACGAGCTCGGGACCCGTGCTCACGCCATCCGGCTCGACGTCACCGACGAGAGCTCGTGGTCCGCCGCCGTGCTGGCCGCCGAGAGCACCTTCGGCGCCCTGGACGTGCTCGTCAACAACGCGGGGGTCCAGAACCCGCCGGCGCTGATCGAGGACACGGACCGCGCCACGTGGTCGCGCATCCTCGACGTCAACCTCACAGGGACCCTCCTCGGCATCAAGGCCGCCATCCCGGCCCTGCGCCGCGCGGCAGGGGGAGCCATCGTCAACATCGCCTCGACGATGGGCGTGGGTGGCACGGCCCGGTACGCGCCGTACGTCGCCAGCAAGTGGGCCGTGCGGGGCCTCACCCGGACGGCAGCCCTCGAGCTCGGCCGCGATCAGATCCGGGTGAACACCATCCACCCCGGCGTGATCGCGACACCCTTCATCCACGAACCGGCAGCCGGCGCCACCGCGGCGATCGCCGACGACTACTCACCCGAGCCGTTCGCCGTCCCCCGGCTCGGCGAGCCGATCGACGTCACCCGGCTCCTGCTGTTCCTCGCGTCGTCGGACGCGTCGTTCATCACGGGGTCGGAGTACGTCATCGACGGTGGTCTCCTCCTCGGCCCCGCCCTCCAGGCGGAGACCGCATGA
- a CDS encoding NUDIX hydrolase, with the protein MADTPKHSVSVAGIVIRDDGRILAIQRRDNHHWEPPGGVLELDETFEAGVRREVHEETGVDVEVERLTGVYKNLPRGIVALVFRCHPRTAAVADTAEAARIRWLTVDEITAHMDPAYAIRVTDALSDSPATRAHDGTNLVTA; encoded by the coding sequence GTGGCCGACACCCCGAAGCACTCGGTGAGCGTCGCCGGGATCGTCATCCGCGACGACGGGCGCATCCTCGCTATTCAGCGCCGCGACAACCACCACTGGGAACCACCCGGTGGGGTCCTGGAACTCGACGAGACGTTCGAGGCCGGCGTCCGCCGTGAAGTGCACGAGGAGACCGGCGTCGATGTCGAGGTCGAGCGCCTCACCGGCGTCTACAAGAACCTGCCGCGCGGCATCGTCGCCCTAGTGTTCCGCTGCCACCCTCGAACCGCCGCAGTCGCCGACACCGCGGAAGCAGCTCGCATCCGCTGGCTGACCGTCGACGAGATTACCGCGCACATGGACCCGGCCTACGCCATCCGTGTCACCGACGCGCTCTCGGATTCCCCTGCCACCCGCGCGCACGATGGCACCAATCTCGTCACGGCCTGA
- a CDS encoding rolling circle replication-associated protein: MAAAADLLPSITEGSGRDAVLGEGPRWEIVVSPGVIRVRTHDYARTERTHERQVRHHQADVDMRASYLTEGRDVPEPVPTRGTIYAWSAKSRARLVARLSDLDYTRLYGRYRTCTDCGTEHSDQLDHCPACRSPRAAVVDRTGRLPAMLTLTYPGDWLTVAPDAETVKRHFWALCKRYERTWGEPLIGPWKLEFQRRGAPHFHISTTPPMGFTSVYDPDAGRIRSVDFRAWLSLTWAEIVAHPDAEQRRRHRLAGTGVDYAEGLKLTDPRRMAVYFAKYGTAGGKEYQHLVPREWCSAVLVCDDCGAEFDADSDECPDCGSFDAELIDHTSGPGRFWGYRGLRPVLAVRQVTPAVGIQAGRVLRRWYRSKRLTKQITVERVERSTGRVYNRRTRVRKRLFKHGRGFACVNDGPAFASQLSRYLDSPTGAGPVNRQSVCVPANPRTCHPTSLSLPARPS; the protein is encoded by the coding sequence GTGGCGGCCGCGGCCGACCTGTTGCCCTCGATCACGGAGGGATCGGGCAGGGACGCGGTACTCGGTGAGGGGCCACGCTGGGAGATCGTCGTCAGCCCCGGCGTCATCCGGGTCCGCACCCACGACTACGCCCGCACCGAGCGCACCCACGAGCGCCAGGTCCGCCACCACCAGGCCGACGTCGACATGCGCGCCAGCTACCTCACGGAGGGCCGCGACGTCCCCGAACCGGTACCGACCCGCGGCACGATCTACGCGTGGAGCGCGAAGTCTCGCGCCCGGCTCGTCGCGCGACTGTCCGACTTGGACTACACGCGCCTCTACGGCCGGTATCGGACCTGCACCGACTGCGGCACCGAGCACTCTGACCAGCTCGACCACTGCCCGGCTTGCCGCTCCCCGCGCGCTGCCGTCGTCGATCGCACCGGCCGACTCCCCGCAATGCTGACGCTGACCTACCCGGGCGACTGGCTCACCGTCGCCCCCGACGCCGAGACTGTGAAGCGGCACTTCTGGGCGCTCTGCAAGCGCTACGAACGAACCTGGGGCGAGCCGCTGATCGGGCCGTGGAAGCTGGAGTTCCAGCGACGCGGCGCCCCGCACTTCCACATCTCGACCACTCCCCCGATGGGCTTCACGAGCGTCTACGACCCCGACGCCGGACGCATCCGGTCCGTGGACTTCCGCGCCTGGCTCTCCCTGACGTGGGCCGAGATCGTCGCGCATCCCGACGCCGAACAGCGCCGCCGGCACCGCCTCGCCGGCACCGGCGTGGACTACGCCGAGGGCCTCAAGCTCACCGACCCGCGCCGGATGGCGGTCTACTTCGCCAAGTACGGCACGGCGGGCGGGAAGGAGTACCAGCACCTCGTGCCGCGCGAGTGGTGCAGCGCCGTCCTGGTCTGCGACGACTGCGGCGCGGAGTTCGACGCCGACAGCGACGAGTGCCCCGATTGCGGCAGCTTCGACGCCGAGCTCATTGACCACACGAGCGGACCCGGCCGGTTCTGGGGCTACCGCGGCCTGCGTCCCGTTCTCGCCGTCCGCCAGGTCACCCCGGCCGTCGGCATCCAGGCCGGCCGCGTCCTGCGGCGCTGGTACCGGTCGAAGAGGCTCACCAAGCAGATCACCGTCGAGCGCGTCGAGCGGTCCACCGGTCGCGTCTACAACCGGCGGACTCGGGTGCGGAAGCGACTGTTCAAGCACGGGCGCGGCTTCGCCTGCGTCAACGACGGGCCAGCCTTCGCCTCCCAACTTTCTCGATACCTGGATTCGCCCACGGGAGCCGGTCCTGTTAACCGGCAGTCCGTGTGTGTGCCCGCAAATCCTCGGACCTGTCACCCGACGTCGCTTTCCTTGCCAGCTCGGCCATCCTGA
- a CDS encoding FtsK/SpoIIIE domain-containing protein yields the protein MNPTAIDMNPPATTDQGTDYWAVIRTMAIQAGSALIRGTITAWRYLCTVLTLARLGLLWKAFCAATGLAIQRTHTDKYGTRLHTTVHAVPRLDRYRVNAHGWTMRVRLRPGQHLGQYTEAAIPLRYTARVQAVKAIELPEQPGFLELRILRRDPLVRVTERPREIEPGRLAVGATETGDPMILDFTEHPHYQLIGATGSGKSMLLSCVQAAIAPTDGVLVFWDLKFGIEAEAWRARYTEVAVTQREVLTSCGRVLALAEQRAAILRRLGVRNVAEADAAGVHLRRVYVLVDEVAELAHDHQTEKIADQLLRELLRIVQLVRAMGIHVILCGQRFGSDLGKNITSIRAQVSGRICLQVNDPQTAEMVLGGLASEDQKRALTLVRPGMAIVQDGQQWHYARCSYLTTVEIRALAAAHADKRIGWDELAADDQLAAAIHNRQESSR from the coding sequence ATGAATCCGACCGCCATCGACATGAACCCGCCGGCCACGACCGACCAGGGAACCGACTACTGGGCGGTGATCCGCACCATGGCGATCCAGGCCGGCTCGGCACTGATCCGCGGCACCATCACCGCCTGGCGGTACTTGTGCACGGTGCTGACGCTGGCCCGGCTCGGGCTGCTCTGGAAGGCGTTCTGCGCCGCCACCGGCCTCGCGATCCAGCGCACCCACACCGACAAGTACGGCACCCGGCTGCACACCACCGTGCACGCGGTGCCCCGGCTCGACCGTTACCGCGTCAACGCGCACGGCTGGACCATGCGGGTGCGACTACGGCCCGGGCAGCACCTCGGGCAGTACACCGAGGCGGCGATCCCGCTGCGCTACACCGCGCGCGTCCAGGCGGTCAAGGCGATCGAGCTGCCCGAACAGCCCGGGTTCCTCGAGCTGCGCATCCTGCGCCGCGACCCGCTCGTCCGCGTCACCGAACGCCCCCGGGAGATCGAGCCCGGCCGGCTCGCCGTCGGCGCCACCGAGACCGGGGACCCGATGATCCTCGACTTCACCGAGCACCCGCACTACCAGCTCATCGGCGCCACCGGGTCGGGCAAGTCGATGCTGCTGTCCTGCGTCCAGGCCGCTATCGCGCCCACCGACGGCGTGCTCGTGTTCTGGGACCTCAAATTCGGGATCGAGGCCGAGGCCTGGCGCGCCCGCTACACCGAGGTCGCCGTCACGCAGCGAGAGGTCCTCACCTCCTGCGGACGGGTCCTAGCGTTGGCCGAGCAGCGCGCGGCGATCCTGCGCCGGCTCGGCGTGCGCAACGTGGCCGAGGCCGACGCGGCCGGGGTGCATCTGCGGCGGGTGTACGTGCTCGTCGACGAGGTCGCCGAACTCGCCCACGACCACCAGACCGAGAAGATCGCCGACCAGCTGCTCCGGGAGCTGCTGCGCATCGTGCAGTTGGTCCGCGCCATGGGTATCCACGTGATCCTCTGCGGGCAGCGGTTCGGCTCCGACCTGGGCAAGAACATCACCAGCATCCGGGCGCAGGTGTCCGGGCGGATCTGCCTTCAGGTCAACGACCCGCAGACAGCGGAGATGGTCCTCGGCGGCCTCGCATCCGAGGACCAGAAGCGCGCTCTGACCCTGGTCCGGCCGGGCATGGCGATCGTGCAGGACGGCCAACAGTGGCACTACGCCCGCTGCTCCTACCTGACCACCGTCGAGATCCGCGCCCTGGCCGCCGCGCACGCC
- a CDS encoding nitroreductase/quinone reductase family protein, whose translation MSTPDTTRSDDSAGDASLSHLPEHIRRAIEITPAAGTRERIIDITTSGRRTGRARRIEIFFYRAAGATYLCSGAGGAATDWHANLLAHPDFTVHLKNGIRADLPARATPVIDPAERQAVLAEIVADLNQPHDPGTIRPTRLEDWADSRLMRIDFLRRS comes from the coding sequence ATGAGCACTCCGGACACGACCCGGTCGGACGACTCCGCAGGGGACGCGTCCCTGTCCCACCTGCCCGAGCACATCCGGCGAGCCATCGAGATCACGCCCGCCGCGGGCACCAGGGAACGGATCATCGACATCACGACGTCGGGGCGCCGCACCGGCCGAGCACGCCGCATCGAGATCTTCTTCTACCGGGCCGCGGGCGCCACCTACCTGTGCAGTGGCGCCGGCGGTGCCGCGACCGACTGGCACGCGAACCTCCTCGCCCATCCCGACTTCACCGTCCACCTCAAGAACGGGATCCGGGCGGACCTGCCCGCACGGGCCACGCCGGTCATCGACCCGGCCGAACGCCAGGCCGTGCTGGCGGAGATCGTCGCGGATCTCAACCAGCCCCACGACCCCGGCACCATCCGGCCGACACGGCTCGAGGACTGGGCCGACAGCCGGCTGATGCGCATCGACTTCCTCCGCCGGTCCTGA
- a CDS encoding GntR family transcriptional regulator produces MALGSLDRSGDRAPYRQIADQLRAAMDRGDLAAGDKLPSEADLMRHYDVARMTVRQAVQELRTEGRVVAEQGRGVFVRLPAPVRRLASDRFARRHRDAGQAAFLAEAEKAGVTASVDEIQVGRGQAPALIRERLMLDDAAQVVIRSRRYLASGQPIETAVSYIPADLAEGTRIVEHDSGPGGIYARLEEAGHTLDRFTEEVTARMPTADERRRLQLSPGTPVLTVLRTAYDTEGRAVEACDTVKAAPAYVLEYDFPAR; encoded by the coding sequence GTGGCACTCGGGTCGCTCGACCGGAGCGGGGATCGCGCCCCGTACCGGCAGATCGCCGACCAACTGCGCGCCGCGATGGATCGCGGCGACCTCGCGGCCGGCGACAAGCTGCCGTCGGAAGCTGACCTGATGCGGCACTACGACGTGGCCCGCATGACTGTCCGCCAGGCCGTCCAGGAACTCCGCACCGAGGGTCGGGTCGTCGCCGAGCAGGGCCGCGGCGTGTTCGTCCGGCTCCCGGCGCCCGTGCGCCGGCTTGCCTCCGACCGGTTCGCGCGGCGCCATCGCGACGCCGGGCAGGCCGCCTTCCTCGCCGAGGCCGAGAAGGCTGGTGTCACCGCGAGCGTGGATGAGATCCAGGTCGGCCGCGGGCAGGCGCCAGCTCTCATCCGGGAACGGTTGATGCTCGACGACGCCGCACAGGTCGTGATCCGATCGCGGCGGTACCTCGCCTCCGGCCAGCCCATCGAGACGGCGGTCTCCTACATCCCGGCGGATCTCGCCGAGGGCACCCGCATCGTCGAGCACGACAGCGGGCCGGGCGGCATCTACGCTCGCCTGGAGGAGGCGGGCCACACCCTCGACCGGTTCACCGAGGAAGTCACCGCCCGGATGCCGACCGCCGACGAGCGGCGGCGCCTGCAGCTCTCCCCCGGCACGCCAGTACTCACCGTGCTGCGCACCGCGTACGACACCGAAGGTCGCGCTGTGGAGGCATGCGACACGGTGAAGGCCGCGCCTGCCTACGTCCTGGAGTACGACTTCCCAGCTCGCTGA